The Paenibacillus sp. BIC5C1 DNA segment TTACTATCTTGTTGATTGGGGGTAACTTTTAATTGTTTGACATGATCCAAAGTCGTGAGCAAAATTTTATTAGCTAAATCATAATTCATAATTTGAAACACCTCTCTTGGATTTGGATTGATTTACTTATAAATTTAAGTATTATGTCTAGTATAATTTAATTATAACATTAATAAGATAAGAGGTATTAAATATGGTACAAAAACATAGATGCATATCATTATTTTCTGGTGCAGGTGGCATGGATGTGGGTTTTAAAAGTGCTGGAGTAGATGTTATCTGGGCAAACGAAATGGACAAGGATGCATGCGCTACATTTAGAGAAAATCATAAAGAGACATTGCTTAGGGAGGGGGATATCCTTCAGTACATGGATGAACTTACTTCTCTGAAAGATATAGATATTATATTTGGGGGTCCACCATGTCAAGGGTTTTCTGTGGCAGGTAAAATGGATCCTACTGATGAACGGAGTAAGTTGATTTGGACTTTTATGGATGCTGTAAGAATAGTTAGACCAAAAGCATTCATTCTTGAGAATGTCAAAGCTCTCGCTGCTTTGGAAAAGTGGAGACCAGTAAGAGAAAAAATTATAAGTTATGCCTCTGATTTAGGATATGTTTGTTATCCAGTGTTATTAAATGCATCTCATTACGGTGTTCCTCAAAAGAGAGAAAGAGTATTCTTTATTGGATTTCTCAATAATGAACCTGGATTAGAAAATTTAATATCTAGAATAATTACGCACCAAAAAAAACCAAAATCAATTCGTGAAACACTCATATCTTTAGGGCCGGCTGGTAGTGAAACTAACCCTTTAACTTGTACCGCTAAAATAACACTAGCTACAAAGCCTATAATGCGAAAATCACCATATGCGGGAATGATTTTTAATGGTATGGGGAGACCTTTAGATATTGATAATTTTGCAAATACTCTTCCTGCTTCAATGGGAGGGAACAAAACGCCAATAATTGATGAAGTATTACTTCATAACAGTAGGGATAATAATTGGATCGAAGATTATCATAAATCTCTTATTAATAACCAAGTTGCTCCCCAGTTTGAAGAAGCACCATCTAGATTGCGAAGAATAACTATAAATGAAGCGGCTTTAATACAGACTTTCCCTAAAGATTATATTTTTAGAGGAAGTAAAACCTCTATATATAAGCAAATTGGGAATGCCGTTCCATGTTTGTTGGCAGAGGCTGTAGCAAGAGCTGTAGTGGAGGAATTGAATAGTAGACAAACAGTTTCGAGTAATGATGAACCTAGGCAATTATGTTTAGAAGAATATATAAATGTTTAAAACTTGGACAAAGAGGATCACAAAAAAACTATTTTGTAAATGAAGTAGCCTAGACGGAAGAACTTATAGCTTACGTAAGAGAGCATTCTTCGCCAAAGAGAATATATATTATAATAAGGATACCTATTAGATTAGGTCTCTCTGTTAATATAAATTAAGAACGCCTAACCTTTGTGAGTAGGCGTTCTTTGATATAAATAAATTTTTAAGTTGACAAAGAAAGTCTACATAATGGAGTTCCCCTAATCAATTTACAACGAGTTTTTGAAATAAAATCACTTTAACTCAGTCTTTATTTGAATGGTAGGATTGTTATTTGATTTATGAGTTAATGAGTCGCCTTCCTTCCATACTCTGAGCTTATAGATGTTACAGAGCAGGAATTAATATTCGTGAGGCACTGCAAATTGCTGTTATATTCTTATACCTAATATTAATTATCTAGCTACTAATAATATGAATAAAAATTCCGTATATTGGGAAAAGAGTATCGTTACAGCGTAAAAGAACATATTATATGCTTGTATCATAATACAAAAATCATATAGATCAAAAGAAGACGATCTCTATAGATTCTTTACAATGCTATTGTTCATCCAAGGGAAGTTGTTTAAAGGTGCGATAAAATGATGATCTTGAATCTCTATTATATGTTCTCATTCCTATCCTAGCGCTAATCCTACACCTCCTAATATTACTGATCGTTAAATAGTTGCCGGAAACATCATAGCAATAGATTTATTGGATCACTTAATTATTGCTGGTAATCGATACTATAGCTTGAAGGAACACGGACATATGTGACGTGTTCTTTTATTTTATGTAAAGGAGGTGAGGAAACTTGATTAAAAGGCCTGTATCAGTAATCGTAGAGACATTAAATGTGGCATCAGGGACAATAGTTGGTGGGGCTACAGGTGCAGCTGTTGGGACACTGGTTTTACCGGGAACTGGGACAGCGCTAGGTTACATCTTGGGGGCTAGTGTGGGTATTTCAGTTGCGACCAAGTCTAAAAAGTAGGAGAGTGATAAATTGATTAATCGTTGGAAACAGGCACAAAATGCGGCATCTGATGCCATTATTAAGACGTTGGAAAATGGTTTCGACATATTCAAAACAGCAAAAGATTTGCACGAGAAGTACGCAGATGAAAATAGTCGAAGTGAAATTTCCAAATTAAAAGAGAAATAATAGAATAGCCATAAGAGAGTGTTTATATGGAATAGACAACTCTCTATTTTTTAGATATTGTTATCAAACAATAGGGGATAGCTATCTATAAGCAGAATGTAGTTCGATAATACCGCATAAAAGAGTTGATGTAGTGGTTCATATTACCTATAATTGTATGATGCTGTAGTATTATTACATATTATTCTGAAAGAAATTACAGATAACTTTATTTAGAAATATATGCTTCTGAAATTACTTGTTACTCTTGTAACTCATCGACATGTGCCAGCATTACTCTAAGGACATCTAATATCATTTTTTTCTCTTTAATTGAACGATCTATCATAATTTTCTTAAGCTGATTCAAAAATTGGTCATCGTTCAAATCTAATGAATTATTTATTAGGTAATCAACTGTTACTCCAAATTGATCCGTGATTTTTAACAGCGTGTCCAGGGACAAAATTCGTTCCCCTCTTTCAATTTGCCCAATATACGCTTCGGATAAATCTATTCTTTCTGCCAGCTTTTCTTGTGTAAGATTAAGTCTTTTTCTTTCTTCACGAATTCTCTTTCCCAAAAGCTCGTAATCCATTTTTGTTTCAGCCCCTCTCAATACAACAGTAGATAAAATGAGGAGGAATCATAACAAACTATAGGCTTTTTTAATGTTTACTATAAGCTTTTAATTTCGTATAATTAGTGCATCTATTGGACTAGATCTTTTAATATTTGTAAGTCTAGTACGTACTGAAACACTATTAATTTATATATTATAGTTTTGACATCTTGCTAGAAGATGATCAGGCATTTGTATGCTGGTTTCTAGCTTTATTCCTTTATGGTTAGGAAGGAGGACAATCTCATACATAGCAGTGACAGGATTGAGAAATCCAAATTATTAAAGAGGATTCTATGGAGGTATTCATGTGATTAAGAAAATAGTTTCTCAACTACCAGGATTCAGATCCAACAAAAGATGGAAGAAGATTGTATCTATAGTTCTATATGTTTGCATAGTTCTTTTAGCTATTGTGCTCATAGGAAGTGGAGATTCGACAGTATCGGCTTTGGATAATACCGTTTCAAGGTGGCAGGGAGTTGTCATATTTGTATTCCTTGTTCTTATTCCGTTTATACTTATATCAGATTTAGGAGATATAAGAACCAAATTACCTCTATTTAGTAACGGCAGTGTTCTAAAAAAAATAATCGCATGGATGTTTTCATTAGTAATAGTACTAACAGGATTGTTTTTTAGCTGGGCTGCTTTAGATGGTATGCACTCAACTGAATTCATTGCTAAACAAGAGGAACAACGCAAAGATAAGGCTATCCAAATACAAAAAGATAAGGAAAAAAGAGAAGCTGAAAAGCAAGTTGCTCTAGCAAAAGAAGAAAAGATCCAACGAGAATTAGAAGATAAGGCTACTAAAGAAAAAGCCATAAGTACATTGAACAAACAATTAGAGCAACAGACAGAGGATGAAAAAACTGTAAGTACAGTGGGAAATCAAACAGAGCAAGAAAAAGTATTATCAGAGCAACAGCCTGTTGAGATAAAGAATACTACTGAAAATGAAGATAACACAGAAAAGGAATCGTCCTTTTCTAATTGGTTCAGCAATTTATTTAATTCAGAACCAGAAGATAGTTTTCAGAAAACTATAAAGGAAATCGACAAGAGTCTAAAAAAGGAGAAAACTGAGAAACTTCTGGAGATATATAACTCATCAGAAAACTTAGAAATAAAAAAATACATTGAAGAACGCACGAAAGAAAAATACATTCAGATTATAAAAGAAAACAAAGATTTATATACTAATCTAAAAATTGATAAGCTGGAGAAGTTATACGGTAAGATAAGTTTTATAAATGGTATTACAGGACTCAAAAACAGCAATGTTGGTGTTGTGGTGGATGAGACAAAAAAAATAATCAAAGCAAAAAGTGATCTCGAAAAATTCCAAAAGGAACATCCACGGCTGTTTTACGGTGCTATAAAGGATGAATCTGAAATACAGACAATAAAAGGATATATAGGTTACAGAATTAAGGATGCGGATACCAAGATTGGGGATCTCACAATCTCCACTGGAAATTATTTAGACAGTTATTATATATCTAGCTATTCTTACTCTGAACTATTTGGTTACTCTGCTTCCGAGGAGTGGGCAGCTGTTCTGCAATTGAGCGAAGGATCTAATTTATCTGGAGAAGGAATCTATGAAACAAGCGTAGTGCCTAATGGAGTAACTAAACTTGTAGATAATAGAGGATTTGAGAAGGAGTACCCTCGATATCGCGAAGTATCTCAAGCCGATTTTGATAAATACTATCAGATAAAAGATTTGATGGAGGAGCAAGAGAGACTTACTAGATTGATAAGCCAAAGTACCAGTCGTATTTTTAAACATCTGTAATTTAATAGATGATGTTTAGACCATCATATATACTCAGGAGGTTAAAATGAAACTTACCTTTAGGAAAGTTATAATATCCATAATGATACTAATTTTTATGATGCTTAATTTATCAGCAAATACAAACATGGCTCGGGCAGAAAGTGCCGATAGTATTCCAGTCCATGTTCTTCTTCATGTCGGCTCTAATAATGTTATCGTTAATGGTCAAAATCAAAAGCTTGATGAGCGTGGCAGTACTCCTATCATTAAAAATGGTTCAACTTACTTACCAGTAGCTAGTGTGATGAAGCTTTTTGGTGGGAAAAGTGGATGGAACAGCGTAAGTAAGGAAATTACATTGCAGTACAAGGATAGTACTGCGGTGCTCAAACCCGATAATTTAAAGGCAAAAGTAAACGGGAAATCAGTTTCGCTTTCTGTAGCACCTACCGTTATTAACGGAACCACTGTTGTTCCTCTGAGATTCTTAGAACAGTTTAAAATTGCTATTACTTGGCATGGAGCCAGCTCATTCATTAGTTTGACGGAGAAAACGGAAGGCTATACTCCTTGGTATGCAGGCCAGCATACTGGAAAGCAGAATATTAAGGAGGGCATTTACTATGATGGAGGGAAGCAATATTACTCCTACAAAACAACATTCCTTAATTCATGGGGGACTCCTGTAGTAATACCTTTCGGGAGAGAAGTTATTTCAGGAGCAAATGAAATTGAAGGTAAGGTCGATGTGGATTATTATACGATATTCTACTATACCGATAATGCTTCAATTATAGGAACCGTATGGGAAAATTATGATGGAATCAAAGGGGAGGACTTCTTAGAGATTTTAGGAATGACATACAGTGGGACTCTATCAAGTATAAAAAAAGTGTCTGTAAAAGGTGCTGAGAGTGCATATGTTGTTGAGGAACGTTTTTATGACTCAGGAGTGAGTAGTGATTCTACAACACTTATGGCCTTTGTTGGAAATAAGGTGTATTCTATCAACTTTACTCAAGATATATATGATGCATACCAAAAATTAGATGATGAAGCGTATTATTATTTTCTTGAGAAAATGATTCCTAATATGAGTTTAGGACAAAACGCTGGAGCTGCTGGATAGAAAACATAGCTACAACACTGTGAAGGGTTTATATTCTAAAGAGGTGTTCTTTCTGAACACCTCTTTTTTTCATAATTTAACAAACCTTTATCCAAATTATGTCTAGATGGACTTATGAGGTAATGATATATTTTTGTAAAAAAAGAGAACGGATGAATCAAATTGCTTCAATATGATGCAACTTCTAGGAATCTTTTGATGTCAATTTTGGGATTTAAGTTAAACTTAGGAAATGATGAAAAGTTAGAAGATCTAAATACCTTGATACATTCTATTCGTTTTGGATCTGAAGTGAATCGTATACTGGGTGTTTTGGATCTTGATAATCAGAAGTTTCAACTATTATTAATTGAAAGTGCTGTTTTCATGCTGAAAAAAAACACGGAATCAGAACTGTTAGCACACGAAAACATATATAATATTGGCGAGTTTGATGAAGCAGAAGTATATGATGATCTCCTAATTTCATCTGCAGATGTTTACAATGAAATATATGGGGAGATTATTCAGGAATATTTAACTGAAATATGGGGGAGTGATGTAAACCTACACAAAGACATTATGAAACTGCTTCAAAAAAATAAAATAGTCAAATATGGATCTGTATTTAACGTTTATGCAAAGGCATGTATACGACACAAAAAACCTCTGAGAAAAATCATGAATCCCACAAGGCTTATCAAAAATGATTTGGAACTAATCAAAGAAAATACAGAGACTTTCTTAAGAATGTTATGTAGGTTAGAAGATGTATCAGTTTTAGATGAAATTTATGCATTTGAAATAGATACAGACGTATTCTTGGGTCTTGATCTACTTTCGATATTCAATTTAATTGACGAAAGTGCTCCAGACAAAAAAGTGATAATGAAAGCCTTAGCTTCTGTAACTATAATCGAATCACCATATGTTAGGAGAGAAATTCTAAGTTCAATAATAGATAATGGTTTAGGTCAAGTGGAATTTTTCATTCCAGTTTTAATGAAAATCAGATATTTTATATTGCCACTCTTGATAGATTTTATAAAAGAACAAATTCTAGAAAAATTCTTTGTGAAGCAGGCAGGAAAAGAATACATAGACATAAGTTCTTCTACGTTTCTTTACAATTTTATAAAACAAAGTGATGTTTTTGGAGATGACTTACAAATAATTTTGAAACATACAAAGCATATTCGAAGTATCAAAACTGTTTCTATAAATAATGAATTGCTCTCTAAGGTTCCCTATAATATAAATGTGATTAGAAATAATTTAGAATGTATGGATAATATTGCAACGAGGGATATTGCCAAATATATTAAGCCTATAATTGAATCGGGTACGGAACAAGAAAAAATTTTAGATCTCTTAACTATGACTGCCTATGATTTTTTTATTACCACGGCAATAGGTATAAAAGATTAAATTATTTTTTTCAAAACACTAATTCACAAGAGTTAGTGTTTTTCTTTTGTATCAAGGGTTTTAGTGTATAAAAAATGATTTTCACGTTTCTTACAGTTGAAAATGATAAGGTATACTCCAATTTGTAAGTTGCTAAAACAAATTGAGAGGGGTTTGCAAAAGATGAAAATACCAAATGTACATGAGAACGAAATTAAACTATTCGACAATAAAAGAATTGATCGAGATGATATTCAGTGTCACATGATTGAAAAGGAGAAATCAATGATGTATATCAATGATTGTGTCTTAGCCAAAGGACATTTATTCATTGGATTGGTAGAGGGGGACAATAAAGTTATAATGACACATCAATCTAATTCCTATTGGTCTCAGGGCGTTGACGAAAATGACTTTTTAAGGGTTACTTTCGATTGCAGAAAAAAAGATATAAAATTCCATGTTGTTCAAAACGATAGGTATCTAAAGCTGAAGAACGATGATGAATGTAACAGTATATTCATGGTCGTAATGGTTGAATGTGCTGAGTTTCTACAACTAACAATTTATGATGGAAGCCTTGAACAAAAGATTAGTCAAATGTTCGTAACAGCAGCAAATTTAAGAGATAAGTTAAGAGTAATTGCTTTTAGTATGATGAATAATCATTACCCTTCTTTTTACGAAAATTTAAAAAATCAAATGGAGGTCAATTAAATGAGTCAAAAGAAAAATCATTGGAGTCTCGATATCTCTAACACCATGAGCACTGTTAGCCCAGAGTATTTAGAAAGAAATGAAACATTGGATAATGATTATGTGACAGTAGTTAGACGGGAAAGTGTACCATCAGATGTTTTCATACAGAAATTTAGTGATGAAGAAGAATTCAACCTAGACAATACCAAGAGTTTAGGGAAGGGGCAGTCTATATCGCATCTCGTAAAAGATAATGATGGTCATGTCAGTAACGCTGAGATCAGTGACATACCAAACCATCGTTTACATCTGAATAGAGGTGATGATGTTACTTATAAGGTAGCGACTGAAATTGTAAAAAAACTTATCATAAAGTGTAGTGATAAAAAAATATACGTATATAACGATCTGTACGGATATTTTCAAGAGGTGACAGAATTGCAGTTGGCAATTCATATTCGGAGCAACATTCCTACTGACGTTGATAAGAAGATGAATAAAAACAGAATGATTGAAGTGATACATCGGATAGAAAGCAACCCCGATTTACAAATAGAAGGTAAAGAATTCAACAGGTACAGTCATCTGATCAATTTTAGAAATGGTGTTTATAACTTGGAGGATAAAATTTTCCAAGAACATCATTCGGATTATCTATTTACTACTTTCATTGATGGATATTATGAGGAAAGACTAGCAAATAATTATTCCGGGTATGCTAACTATTTTGATGAGTTTCTTAATGAATGTACTGAAGGCAATATTGATAAGCAAAGGACTCTTCAAGAGATTACTGGATATATTCTTAGCAATTACTGTAATGCAAAGAAGTTTTTCATTTTGTTAGGAAAAGCCCATTCAGGCAAATCTTTATGGTTAGGAATTTGGAGAAGTTTAATCGGTGAAAGTTTCACTACAGCGGTTACTCTCAAACAACTTGGGGCTAATCGATTTATGGCAGCTGAGTTAT contains these protein-coding regions:
- a CDS encoding DNA cytosine methyltransferase produces the protein MVQKHRCISLFSGAGGMDVGFKSAGVDVIWANEMDKDACATFRENHKETLLREGDILQYMDELTSLKDIDIIFGGPPCQGFSVAGKMDPTDERSKLIWTFMDAVRIVRPKAFILENVKALAALEKWRPVREKIISYASDLGYVCYPVLLNASHYGVPQKRERVFFIGFLNNEPGLENLISRIITHQKKPKSIRETLISLGPAGSETNPLTCTAKITLATKPIMRKSPYAGMIFNGMGRPLDIDNFANTLPASMGGNKTPIIDEVLLHNSRDNNWIEDYHKSLINNQVAPQFEEAPSRLRRITINEAALIQTFPKDYIFRGSKTSIYKQIGNAVPCLLAEAVARAVVEELNSRQTVSSNDEPRQLCLEEYINV
- a CDS encoding JAB domain-containing protein; the encoded protein is MAIDLLDHLIIAGNRYYSLKEHGHM
- a CDS encoding helix-turn-helix transcriptional regulator, with amino-acid sequence MDYELLGKRIREERKRLNLTQEKLAERIDLSEAYIGQIERGERILSLDTLLKITDQFGVTVDYLINNSLDLNDDQFLNQLKKIMIDRSIKEKKMILDVLRVMLAHVDELQE
- a CDS encoding copper amine oxidase N-terminal domain-containing protein; the encoded protein is MKLTFRKVIISIMILIFMMLNLSANTNMARAESADSIPVHVLLHVGSNNVIVNGQNQKLDERGSTPIIKNGSTYLPVASVMKLFGGKSGWNSVSKEITLQYKDSTAVLKPDNLKAKVNGKSVSLSVAPTVINGTTVVPLRFLEQFKIAITWHGASSFISLTEKTEGYTPWYAGQHTGKQNIKEGIYYDGGKQYYSYKTTFLNSWGTPVVIPFGREVISGANEIEGKVDVDYYTIFYYTDNASIIGTVWENYDGIKGEDFLEILGMTYSGTLSSIKKVSVKGAESAYVVEERFYDSGVSSDSTTLMAFVGNKVYSINFTQDIYDAYQKLDDEAYYYFLEKMIPNMSLGQNAGAAG
- a CDS encoding DNA primase family protein, producing MSQKKNHWSLDISNTMSTVSPEYLERNETLDNDYVTVVRRESVPSDVFIQKFSDEEEFNLDNTKSLGKGQSISHLVKDNDGHVSNAEISDIPNHRLHLNRGDDVTYKVATEIVKKLIIKCSDKKIYVYNDLYGYFQEVTELQLAIHIRSNIPTDVDKKMNKNRMIEVIHRIESNPDLQIEGKEFNRYSHLINFRNGVYNLEDKIFQEHHSDYLFTTFIDGYYEERLANNYSGYANYFDEFLNECTEGNIDKQRTLQEITGYILSNYCNAKKFFILLGKAHSGKSLWLGIWRSLIGESFTTAVTLKQLGANRFMAAELFKSKLNISPEMNEEGSFKGVDVIKAVTGGDLIAAEKKGKDPFYFYSKTKIVAAGNHMPSLSKVDTTGALTDRMLFVMFNHSIPEERRDKDLLGKILEEKSYIILWALDGLKRLKQRNFIFTESSDAIDYKKQFIFESGITGFVEDCCLIDVGDREIKTHRKVLYDAYISYCKNNQSKAMSSREFFNEIVKTGVEPGKFRIDGTTPLAGFRGIMLKHS